Proteins co-encoded in one Actinomadura luteofluorescens genomic window:
- a CDS encoding alpha/beta hydrolase, producing MQPWSADLAGRLEEHVVGSELLRGNPLDDPHERPVLVYVPPGYDDEPDRRYPSVYVITGFTGHVGIWRNRMPYRRPFPETADAVFASGEAPPAIVVFVDAWTAHGGSQFVDSPGTGRYHSYICDEIVPWVDGHYRTLDAPGHRAISGKSSGGYGAMITPMLRPDLFGALATHAGDALFEYCYLTEFPKCVRHLRKYDGDIGRWWDDFRSRTSFTKPEDMELLNILGMALCYSAREDGTAELPFDPVTGVLRPEVWDRWLAWDPVRMVPEHAEAMRSQRAIWIDGGTRDEWYLDIGAQAFHRALLDAGVAEDAIHFELFDAGHGGIDYRYPLALSWLCHRIAP from the coding sequence ATGCAGCCGTGGTCCGCCGATCTCGCCGGCCGCCTCGAAGAGCACGTCGTCGGCAGCGAGCTGCTGCGCGGCAACCCGCTGGACGACCCGCACGAACGGCCGGTACTGGTGTACGTACCGCCCGGCTACGACGACGAACCGGACCGCCGCTACCCCAGCGTCTACGTGATCACCGGGTTCACCGGGCACGTCGGGATCTGGCGCAACCGGATGCCGTACCGGCGGCCGTTCCCCGAGACCGCCGACGCGGTGTTCGCCTCCGGGGAGGCCCCGCCCGCGATCGTGGTGTTCGTGGACGCCTGGACGGCTCACGGCGGCAGCCAGTTCGTCGACTCCCCCGGCACGGGCCGCTACCACTCCTACATCTGCGACGAGATCGTCCCGTGGGTGGACGGCCACTACCGGACGCTCGACGCGCCCGGGCACCGGGCGATCAGCGGCAAGTCCAGCGGCGGCTACGGCGCGATGATCACGCCGATGCTCCGTCCCGACCTGTTCGGCGCGCTCGCCACGCACGCCGGCGACGCCCTGTTCGAGTACTGCTACCTGACCGAGTTCCCCAAGTGCGTCCGGCACCTGCGCAAGTACGACGGCGACATCGGGCGCTGGTGGGACGACTTCAGGAGCCGCACCTCCTTCACCAAGCCCGAGGACATGGAGCTGCTCAACATCCTCGGCATGGCGCTGTGCTACTCCGCGCGCGAGGACGGCACGGCCGAGCTGCCGTTCGACCCGGTCACCGGCGTGCTCCGCCCGGAGGTGTGGGACCGCTGGCTCGCCTGGGACCCGGTGCGGATGGTCCCGGAGCACGCCGAGGCGATGCGCTCGCAGCGGGCGATCTGGATCGACGGCGGCACGCGCGACGAGTGGTACCTCGACATCGGCGCGCAGGCGTTCCACCGGGCGCTGCTCGACGCCGGCGTCGCCGAGGACGCGATCCACTTCGAGCTGTTCGACGCCGGCCACGGCGGCATCGACTACCGCTACCCCCTGGCGCTGTCCTGGCTCTGCCACCGCATCGCCCCCTGA
- a CDS encoding pyridoxal phosphate-dependent decarboxylase family protein: MDDFPSGRASFDPPPEAAERVWRQVVDLLRDERERTAGRDVSAPVDVDGLRAAVGAYDFARPVAAREAVDGVAELLRAATVHTTHPRYFGLFNPAPTLMGVVGETLAAAFNPQLAAWSHAPAAAEIEAHLLRFLGGRLGHPPERVAGSFTSGGAEANLTAVLLALTRTWPEYGEKGLRALPGRPLLYASAESHLAWLKIAHATGIGREAVRLVRAGPGLRMEAARLAELVAADRARGDLPFLVVATAGTTGAGVIDPLHDLAGLCQDHGLRLHVDAAYGGAAALSDRLRPVLDGIERADSITLDAHKWLSVPMGAGALLTTDAEGLAETFRVTTSYMPDEIQGTVDPYTSSQQWSRRFMGLKLFLSLAVAGRAGYAEQLERDAGLADALREGLAATGWKIVNDTPLPVVCFADPGDGTWERHEALARAVVESGRAWISPVRLDGRAALRACVISHRTALADVEDLVDAVNKART, from the coding sequence ATGGACGACTTCCCCTCTGGACGAGCCTCCTTCGACCCGCCTCCGGAGGCGGCCGAGCGCGTGTGGCGGCAGGTCGTCGACCTGCTGCGGGACGAGCGCGAGCGGACCGCCGGCCGGGACGTGAGCGCGCCCGTGGACGTGGACGGGCTGCGAGCGGCGGTCGGCGCGTACGACTTCGCCCGTCCCGTCGCCGCCCGCGAGGCGGTCGACGGGGTCGCGGAGCTGCTGCGGGCGGCCACCGTCCACACCACGCATCCCCGCTACTTCGGGCTGTTCAACCCGGCGCCGACCCTGATGGGCGTGGTCGGAGAGACGCTCGCGGCGGCGTTCAACCCGCAGCTCGCCGCGTGGTCGCACGCGCCCGCCGCCGCGGAGATCGAGGCGCACCTGCTGCGCTTCCTCGGCGGTCGGCTCGGCCACCCGCCGGAACGGGTCGCCGGGTCGTTCACGAGCGGCGGCGCCGAGGCGAACCTGACGGCCGTGCTCCTGGCGCTCACCAGGACCTGGCCCGAGTACGGCGAGAAGGGGCTGCGCGCGCTGCCCGGCCGTCCGCTCCTGTACGCGTCGGCCGAGAGCCACCTGGCCTGGCTGAAGATCGCGCACGCCACCGGCATCGGCCGGGAGGCCGTCCGCCTCGTCCGGGCCGGGCCCGGGCTGCGGATGGAGGCCGCGCGGCTGGCGGAACTGGTCGCCGCCGACCGCGCACGCGGCGACCTGCCGTTCCTCGTCGTCGCGACGGCCGGCACGACCGGCGCCGGAGTGATCGACCCGCTGCACGACCTGGCCGGCCTCTGCCAGGACCACGGGCTCCGCCTGCACGTGGACGCCGCCTACGGGGGCGCGGCCGCCCTGTCGGACCGGCTGCGCCCCGTCCTGGACGGCATCGAGCGCGCCGACTCGATCACGCTCGACGCGCACAAGTGGCTGAGCGTCCCGATGGGCGCGGGCGCGCTGCTCACCACCGACGCGGAGGGCCTCGCGGAGACCTTCAGGGTCACCACGTCCTACATGCCGGACGAGATCCAGGGCACCGTCGACCCCTACACGTCGAGCCAGCAGTGGTCGCGCCGGTTCATGGGCCTGAAGCTGTTCCTCAGCCTCGCCGTCGCGGGCCGCGCGGGCTACGCCGAGCAGCTCGAACGCGACGCCGGCCTGGCGGACGCGCTGCGCGAGGGGCTCGCCGCGACGGGCTGGAAGATCGTCAACGACACCCCGCTCCCCGTCGTCTGCTTCGCCGACCCCGGCGACGGAACGTGGGAGCGCCACGAGGCGCTCGCCCGCGCGGTGGTGGAGAGCGGGCGCGCGTGGATCAGCCCCGTCCGGCTGGACGGGCGCGCCGCCCTGCGCGCCTGCGTCATCAGCCACCGCACCGCGCTCGCGGACGTCGAGGACCTCGTCGACGCGGTGAACAAGGCGCGCACCTGA
- a CDS encoding BCCT family transporter, with the protein MERIEPEPGERDEYPGTEPVSLVKRGRPRTDWIVYGVAAVLSASFVIWGGADTGGLSSAAEAMLDWLLTNLGWLFVLAATGFVIFSLWLAFSRYGRIPLGREGDEPEFRTVSWVAMMFSAGMGIGLMFFGVAEPLTHFVEPPPGTDPPQSEAAIETAMATTMFHWTLHPWSIYAVLGLAIGYSHYRRGRSQLISSAFFPLLGRRADGPAGKVIDILALFATLFGSAASLGIGALQIRTGMQEAGWISSLGTTVLVLIIVVLTVCFVVSAVSGVARGIQWLSNTNMVLAVVLAVFVFVAGPTVFVLELLPTSLGVYLQDFGQMASRSGATGGAQMEAFLSSWTIFYWAWWISWAPFVGMFLARISRGRTIRQFVGGVILVPSAVSVVWFAIFGGTAIDQQRKGLNPFGNGTEEQITFNVLGHLPWVAVTAVVVMVLVAIFFVSGADAASIVMGTLSQRGSTSPSRWVVIFWGAMTGGVAAIMLVIGGDRALNGIQNITFIGALPFAIVLILLCVALAKDVRSDPMMRRQHKGAEVLEDAVIAGVIRHKGDFELQIRPSAPQSAAGDAEDPSR; encoded by the coding sequence ATGGAGAGGATCGAGCCCGAGCCCGGCGAGCGGGACGAGTACCCCGGCACCGAGCCCGTCAGCCTCGTCAAGCGCGGGCGCCCCCGTACCGACTGGATCGTCTACGGCGTCGCGGCCGTGCTGTCGGCCTCGTTCGTGATCTGGGGCGGGGCCGACACCGGCGGCCTCAGCTCGGCCGCGGAGGCGATGCTGGACTGGCTGCTGACGAACCTCGGCTGGCTGTTCGTCCTCGCCGCCACCGGCTTCGTGATCTTCTCGCTGTGGCTGGCGTTCAGCCGGTACGGGCGCATCCCCCTCGGCCGGGAGGGGGACGAGCCGGAGTTCCGCACCGTCTCGTGGGTCGCGATGATGTTCAGCGCGGGGATGGGCATCGGGCTGATGTTCTTCGGCGTGGCCGAGCCGCTCACCCACTTCGTCGAGCCGCCGCCCGGCACCGACCCGCCGCAGAGCGAGGCCGCGATCGAGACGGCCATGGCGACCACGATGTTCCACTGGACGCTGCACCCGTGGTCCATATACGCCGTGCTCGGCCTCGCGATCGGGTACAGCCACTACCGCCGGGGGCGCAGCCAGCTGATCAGCTCGGCGTTCTTCCCGCTGCTCGGCCGCCGCGCCGACGGCCCGGCGGGCAAGGTCATCGACATCCTCGCGCTGTTCGCCACCCTGTTCGGCTCGGCCGCCTCGCTCGGCATCGGCGCGCTGCAGATCAGGACCGGGATGCAGGAGGCGGGCTGGATCTCCTCGCTCGGCACCACCGTCCTCGTGCTGATCATCGTGGTGCTGACGGTCTGCTTCGTGGTGTCGGCGGTGTCGGGCGTCGCGCGCGGCATCCAGTGGCTGTCCAACACCAACATGGTGCTGGCCGTCGTGCTCGCCGTGTTCGTGTTCGTGGCCGGTCCGACCGTGTTCGTCCTGGAGCTGCTGCCCACCTCGCTCGGCGTCTACCTCCAGGACTTCGGGCAGATGGCGTCCCGGTCCGGCGCGACCGGCGGCGCGCAGATGGAGGCGTTCCTGTCCAGCTGGACGATCTTCTACTGGGCGTGGTGGATCTCCTGGGCGCCGTTCGTCGGGATGTTCCTGGCCCGGATCAGCCGCGGCCGCACCATCCGGCAGTTCGTCGGCGGCGTCATCCTCGTACCGAGCGCGGTCAGCGTGGTCTGGTTCGCGATCTTCGGCGGGACGGCCATCGACCAGCAGCGCAAAGGCCTGAACCCGTTCGGGAACGGCACCGAGGAGCAGATCACTTTCAACGTCCTCGGCCACCTGCCCTGGGTGGCGGTGACCGCGGTCGTCGTCATGGTGCTCGTGGCGATCTTCTTCGTGTCCGGCGCGGACGCCGCGTCGATCGTCATGGGCACGCTGTCGCAGCGCGGCTCGACCTCCCCGTCCCGCTGGGTCGTGATCTTCTGGGGCGCGATGACCGGCGGGGTCGCCGCGATCATGCTGGTGATCGGCGGGGACCGGGCCCTGAACGGCATCCAGAACATCACGTTCATCGGCGCGCTGCCGTTCGCGATCGTGCTGATCCTGCTGTGCGTCGCGCTGGCGAAGGACGTGCGCTCCGACCCGATGATGCGCCGCCAGCACAAGGGCGCCGAGGTCCTGGAGGACGCCGTCATCGCCGGGGTCATCCGCCACAAGGGCGACTTCGAACTCCAGATCAGGCCGTCCGCTCCGCAGAGCGCCGCCGGGGACGCGGAGGACCCGTCCCGCTGA
- a CDS encoding oxygenase MpaB family protein, with amino-acid sequence MTATVEGTPPKIVLDSISGVALAAAAANVVMQLSRLPIGHGVAESTVDSGRVDRHPLKRARTTLSYIAVAMLGTETEREAMRREVNRAHRHVRAKEPVAYNAFDRELQLWVAACLYVGIEMIYTTLYGRPSPDQAADLYRHGARFGTTLQVTEDMWPPDRDAFEDYWRAGLSKIEMDDVTRGYLRDLAGMRFLPAPVHWTFGRFHRFLTLGFLPEPFRDELGLPWTPRDQARFDRFVRVLAAGNRALPRPAREFPFNLYLRDVRRRIRTGRPIV; translated from the coding sequence ATGACCGCGACCGTTGAGGGCACGCCGCCGAAGATCGTCCTGGACTCGATCAGCGGGGTGGCCCTGGCCGCCGCTGCGGCCAACGTCGTCATGCAGCTCTCCCGTCTCCCGATCGGGCACGGCGTCGCCGAGAGCACGGTCGACAGCGGCCGCGTCGACAGGCATCCGCTCAAGCGCGCCCGCACCACGCTCAGCTACATCGCCGTCGCCATGCTCGGCACCGAGACCGAGCGCGAGGCGATGCGCCGCGAGGTGAACCGCGCGCACCGGCACGTCCGCGCGAAGGAGCCCGTCGCCTACAACGCGTTCGACCGCGAACTCCAGCTGTGGGTCGCCGCGTGCCTCTACGTGGGCATCGAGATGATCTACACGACGCTGTACGGGAGGCCGTCGCCGGACCAGGCCGCCGACCTGTACCGGCACGGCGCCCGCTTCGGCACCACGCTGCAGGTCACCGAGGACATGTGGCCGCCCGACCGGGACGCCTTCGAGGACTACTGGCGGGCGGGCCTGTCGAAGATCGAGATGGACGACGTCACCCGCGGCTACCTGCGCGACCTCGCCGGGATGCGGTTCCTGCCCGCCCCCGTCCACTGGACGTTCGGCCGGTTCCACCGCTTCCTGACGCTCGGCTTCCTGCCCGAGCCGTTCCGCGACGAGCTCGGCCTCCCGTGGACGCCCCGCGACCAGGCGCGCTTCGACCGCTTCGTCCGCGTGCTGGCGGCGGGCAACCGGGCCCTGCCCCGCCCGGCCCGCGAGTTCCCCTTCAACCTCTACCTCCGCGACGTCCGCCGCCGCATCAGGACCGGGCGCCCGATCGTGTGA
- a CDS encoding S1 family peptidase produces MTTGTRGGLARAAALAAGAVLAGGALAGPAAHAGEPPPTPKIIGGTPADQAYPFMASLEYERNGNPDSHRCGGGLIDKEWVVTAAHCVTQAGQNGAPYSVMDPGLFHVRVGSSDRTQGGSVAKLKGIVVHPGYQYLDDRSEGKDIALLHLDTAVPQAPVRQATTIPAPGTPVRQIGWGYTSTTDSDPSQLPVQLQQLDTKVISPATEKCQVDANGDDAWGYRDHDICTDNPEGVRGPCGGDSGSPLLIKVKGRWVITGVDSRGVGDVCGETPDLYTSVGYYHRWIAGVIG; encoded by the coding sequence ATGACGACGGGAACCCGGGGCGGGCTCGCCCGCGCGGCGGCGCTGGCGGCCGGCGCGGTGCTGGCGGGCGGCGCGCTCGCCGGGCCCGCGGCGCACGCCGGCGAGCCGCCGCCCACGCCGAAGATCATCGGCGGGACGCCGGCCGACCAGGCGTACCCGTTCATGGCCTCCCTGGAGTACGAGCGGAACGGCAACCCCGACTCGCACCGCTGCGGTGGCGGGCTGATCGACAAGGAATGGGTGGTCACCGCCGCCCACTGCGTGACCCAGGCGGGCCAGAACGGTGCCCCCTACTCGGTGATGGATCCGGGGCTGTTCCACGTCCGGGTCGGGTCCAGCGACCGGACGCAGGGCGGCAGCGTCGCCAAGCTCAAGGGGATCGTCGTCCACCCCGGCTACCAGTACCTGGACGACCGTTCCGAGGGGAAGGACATCGCGCTCCTGCACCTCGACACCGCGGTGCCGCAGGCGCCCGTCCGGCAGGCCACGACCATCCCCGCGCCGGGGACGCCCGTCCGGCAGATCGGATGGGGCTACACCTCCACGACTGACAGCGACCCGAGTCAGCTGCCCGTGCAACTGCAGCAGCTCGACACGAAGGTGATCTCGCCGGCCACCGAGAAGTGCCAGGTGGACGCGAACGGCGACGACGCGTGGGGCTACCGCGACCACGACATCTGCACCGACAACCCCGAGGGCGTCCGCGGTCCCTGCGGCGGCGACTCGGGCTCGCCGCTGCTGATCAAGGTGAAGGGGCGCTGGGTCATCACCGGGGTCGACTCCCGCGGCGTCGGCGACGTCTGCGGCGAGACGCCCGACCTCTACACCAGCGTCGGCTACTACCACCGCTGGATCGCCGGCGTCATCGGCTGA
- a CDS encoding helix-turn-helix domain-containing protein: MHTLAVAVTEGVPIFELAIPCEVFGYERPGLADSWYDFRLCAAPGTRTTAGFAPQAEYGLDALAEADTVVVPACASVVDEQPPDLVDAVRAAHGNGARIVSLCTGAFVLAAAGLLDGRPATTHWMHAGQLAARYPEVLVDASVLYIDDGDVLTSAGTAAGLDLCLHVVRNDHGAAVASALAKRLVMPAHRPGGQAQYIDAAVPLADADELGPLLDWARGRLHEPLTVAALASRANVTTRTLIRRFHAATGTTPMAWLRGIRIDHARELLETTSLPVGEIAERSGLGSPANLRHHFTRAVGVPPTAYRRAFAPDGATRS, encoded by the coding sequence ATGCACACGCTCGCCGTCGCGGTCACCGAAGGAGTGCCGATCTTCGAGCTGGCGATCCCGTGCGAGGTGTTCGGGTACGAGCGCCCCGGGCTCGCCGACTCCTGGTACGACTTCCGCCTCTGCGCCGCCCCCGGCACCCGCACCACCGCCGGGTTCGCCCCGCAGGCGGAGTACGGTCTCGACGCCCTCGCCGAAGCCGACACCGTCGTGGTCCCCGCCTGCGCGAGCGTCGTCGACGAGCAGCCGCCGGACCTGGTCGACGCCGTCCGCGCCGCGCACGGCAACGGCGCCCGCATCGTCTCGCTGTGCACGGGGGCGTTCGTCCTCGCCGCCGCGGGCCTCCTGGACGGTCGCCCGGCGACCACCCACTGGATGCACGCGGGCCAGCTGGCCGCCCGCTACCCGGAGGTCCTGGTGGACGCGTCCGTCCTCTACATCGACGACGGCGACGTCCTGACCAGCGCGGGCACCGCCGCGGGGCTCGACCTGTGCCTGCACGTCGTCCGCAACGACCACGGCGCCGCCGTCGCGAGCGCCCTGGCCAAGCGCCTCGTGATGCCCGCGCACCGTCCCGGCGGCCAGGCCCAGTACATCGACGCGGCCGTCCCCCTGGCCGACGCTGACGAACTGGGCCCGCTCCTCGACTGGGCGCGCGGGCGCCTGCACGAGCCGCTCACCGTCGCCGCCCTGGCGAGCCGCGCCAACGTCACCACCCGCACGCTGATCCGCCGCTTCCACGCCGCGACCGGCACGACCCCCATGGCCTGGCTGCGCGGCATCCGCATCGACCACGCGCGCGAGCTCCTGGAGACCACGTCCCTGCCCGTCGGCGAGATCGCCGAGCGCTCCGGCCTCGGCAGCCCGGCCAACCTCCGCCACCACTTCACCCGGGCGGTGGGCGTCCCCCCGACCGCCTACCGCCGCGCCTTCGCCCCCGACGGCGCGACCCGGAGTTAG
- a CDS encoding bifunctional metallophosphatase/5'-nucleotidase yields MQNSPKAPEPRWCSCRVPDVSRRQVLGGLTAASALALAGWPGSARAAAPGRSVTITVMGTSDLHSHAVDWDYYKDAEYTDAGGNVVGLARVSSLVNRIRAARGRDRTLLFDAGDTVQGTPLGFYYASVEPITTTGGIHPMARQMNAVGYDAVALGNHEFNYGLPFLNRWIEQMDAPVLAANAVRAGTRRPAYRPYMIKTMRVHGFPPIRVGLLGLTNPGVAIWDKANVSGKLDFLDLVETARRWVPVIRAKGADVVVVSAHSGDSGTSSYGDALPVENAAALVAEQVPGIDAILFGHAHLEIPERFVTNKATGRTVVMSEPKCWGQRLSVFDLTLVHERGRWKVTGKSATTVNSNTVEEDPALVALVKEQHDAVVAYVNEEVATSTEEMSAAESCWKDTAILDYVHQVQTAKVREAVAGTENASLPVVSIAAPFSRAATFPAGKVTIRDIAGLYIYDNTLLASILTGSQIRAYLEYSARYFKQVDPGAPVDPASWTNANNRPDYNYDQFSGVTYDVDIAKPEGSRITGLAYDGTPVADDQKFVVAVNNYRQSGGGGFPHIATAPVVYNAQVAIREAIVEYASAAGTIDPATFHVENWKLVRNGAPVF; encoded by the coding sequence ATGCAGAACAGCCCCAAGGCCCCCGAGCCGCGCTGGTGCTCGTGCCGCGTGCCCGACGTCAGCCGCAGGCAGGTCCTCGGCGGCCTCACCGCCGCGAGCGCGCTCGCCCTGGCCGGATGGCCCGGGTCCGCGCGGGCCGCGGCCCCCGGCCGCTCCGTGACGATCACCGTCATGGGCACGTCCGACCTGCACAGCCATGCCGTCGACTGGGACTACTACAAGGACGCCGAGTACACCGACGCCGGCGGCAACGTGGTCGGGCTGGCGCGCGTGTCCAGCCTGGTGAACCGGATCCGCGCCGCCCGCGGGCGCGACCGCACCCTGCTCTTCGACGCGGGCGACACCGTCCAGGGCACCCCGCTCGGCTTCTACTACGCCTCCGTCGAGCCGATCACGACGACGGGCGGGATCCACCCGATGGCGCGGCAGATGAACGCCGTCGGCTACGACGCCGTGGCCCTCGGCAACCACGAGTTCAACTACGGCCTCCCGTTCCTGAACCGGTGGATCGAGCAGATGGACGCGCCGGTGCTCGCCGCCAACGCCGTCCGCGCGGGCACCCGCCGCCCCGCCTACCGGCCGTACATGATCAAGACGATGCGGGTGCACGGCTTCCCGCCGATCCGCGTCGGGCTGCTCGGCCTCACCAACCCGGGCGTGGCGATCTGGGACAAGGCGAATGTCTCCGGCAAGCTCGACTTCCTGGACCTGGTGGAGACGGCGCGGCGCTGGGTGCCGGTCATCCGCGCGAAGGGCGCCGACGTCGTCGTCGTCAGCGCCCACTCCGGCGACAGCGGCACCTCGTCCTACGGCGACGCCCTGCCCGTCGAGAACGCCGCCGCCCTGGTCGCCGAGCAGGTCCCGGGCATCGACGCCATCCTGTTCGGGCACGCGCACCTGGAGATCCCCGAGCGGTTCGTCACCAACAAGGCCACCGGCCGGACGGTCGTGATGAGCGAGCCGAAGTGCTGGGGCCAGCGCCTGTCGGTCTTCGACCTCACCCTCGTCCACGAGCGGGGCCGCTGGAAGGTCACCGGCAAGTCGGCGACGACCGTGAACAGCAACACGGTCGAGGAGGACCCCGCGCTCGTCGCCCTCGTCAAGGAGCAGCACGACGCGGTGGTCGCCTACGTCAACGAGGAGGTCGCCACCTCCACCGAGGAGATGTCGGCGGCGGAGTCGTGCTGGAAGGACACCGCGATCCTGGACTACGTCCACCAGGTGCAGACCGCGAAGGTCAGGGAGGCGGTCGCGGGCACCGAGAACGCGTCCCTGCCGGTCGTCTCGATCGCCGCGCCCTTCAGCCGCGCCGCGACCTTCCCCGCCGGCAAGGTCACGATCCGCGACATCGCGGGCCTCTACATCTACGACAACACGCTGCTGGCGAGCATCCTGACGGGCTCCCAGATCAGGGCGTACCTGGAGTACTCGGCCCGGTACTTCAAGCAGGTCGACCCCGGCGCCCCCGTCGACCCGGCCTCGTGGACGAACGCGAACAACCGTCCCGACTACAACTACGACCAGTTCTCCGGCGTCACCTACGACGTCGACATCGCCAAGCCCGAGGGCTCGCGCATCACCGGCCTCGCCTACGACGGCACGCCCGTCGCCGACGACCAGAAGTTCGTCGTCGCGGTCAACAACTACCGCCAGTCGGGCGGCGGCGGCTTCCCCCACATCGCCACCGCCCCGGTCGTCTACAACGCCCAGGTGGCGATCCGCGAGGCGATCGTCGAGTACGCGTCCGCCGCGGGCACCATCGACCCCGCGACGTTCCACGTCGAGAACTGGAAGCTCGTCCGAAACGGCGCTCCAGTCTTCTAA
- a CDS encoding isocitrate lyase/PEP mutase family protein, protein MTDNAALLRDLHRPGDPLLLPNVWDAGSAKIVQEAGFPALATASAAVAAMLGYPDHEGAPVEEMFAAAGRVIRAATVPVTVDAEAGYGLRPGELVERLLAIGAAGCNLEDTYAGELAAPEAQAEYIAAVREAAGDALVINARADVFVAKVPDPVEDAIARGRLYLEAGADCVYPITAPPDAVPALVKGIPGPVNANNFPGTSLAELAEMGVARVSYGPMPYLRALDSLKEFAGRVLAKENPYA, encoded by the coding sequence ATGACCGACAACGCCGCACTCCTGAGGGACCTGCACCGCCCGGGTGACCCGCTGCTGCTGCCCAACGTCTGGGACGCGGGGAGCGCGAAGATCGTCCAGGAGGCCGGGTTCCCGGCGCTCGCCACCGCGAGCGCCGCCGTGGCCGCCATGCTCGGCTACCCCGACCACGAGGGCGCGCCCGTGGAGGAGATGTTCGCCGCCGCGGGACGCGTGATCCGCGCTGCGACCGTCCCCGTCACCGTGGACGCCGAGGCGGGGTACGGGCTGCGGCCCGGTGAGCTGGTCGAGCGGCTGCTGGCCATCGGAGCGGCCGGCTGCAACCTGGAGGACACCTATGCCGGGGAACTGGCCGCGCCGGAGGCCCAGGCGGAGTACATCGCGGCCGTCCGGGAGGCGGCCGGGGACGCCCTGGTGATCAACGCCCGGGCCGACGTGTTCGTCGCCAAGGTCCCGGACCCGGTCGAGGACGCGATCGCGCGGGGCCGGCTGTACCTGGAGGCCGGCGCCGACTGCGTGTACCCGATCACGGCGCCGCCGGACGCCGTCCCGGCCCTGGTCAAGGGGATTCCGGGCCCGGTCAACGCGAACAACTTCCCGGGCACCTCGCTCGCGGAGCTGGCGGAGATGGGCGTCGCTCGCGTCTCCTACGGCCCGATGCCGTACCTGCGCGCCCTGGACTCGCTGAAGGAGTTCGCGGGCCGCGTCCTGGCGAAGGAGAACCCCTACGCCTGA